A region of the Fusobacteria bacterium ZRK30 genome:
AAATAATTTTTTAAGAAAAAGTCAGCCTCTGTCAAAGGTAGTTTATGATGGAAAGATAATATTAGAAAATCAAGCTTTGGGTCTCCATTCATATATTCCCAGGAAACAAGGGAAAAAAACAAAGGTAAAAAATGAAATAAAGATAGCTTCTAAGTTTAAAAAAATGCCGTTAGAGTTTTTAGAACATATAGTGGTCCATGAATTAGCTCATTTAAAGGAAAAAAATCATGATAAGGCTTTTTATAGATTGTGTCAATCTATGGAAGATAATTGTGGTGAGGTAGAATTAGACCTGAGAATTTATCTTACTTATGTAGATATATACAAGGAAGAACTTTATTAAAAAAAAGACAGCCTCTAGTTATAAATAACCAGAGGCTGTCTTTTTTTATTC
Encoded here:
- a CDS encoding DUF45 domain-containing protein, with translation MEFKYLNGYSENILQQVEQLIKKEKLGVYIKNKYPKAHRIDTDKQLYEYTMEIKNNFLRKSQPLSKVVYDGKIILENQALGLHSYIPRKQGKKTKVKNEIKIASKFKKMPLEFLEHIVVHELAHLKEKNHDKAFYRLCQSMEDNCGEVELDLRIYLTYVDIYKEELY